Below is a genomic region from Citrobacter europaeus.
CAGGTGTATTAAATGAAAACTATTGCCTCAGCGCCACTGGCGGAAAATGTCATGATGCCGCAGTACGACCGCCAGCAATTAAAAACGCGGATTGTGCATTTTGGTTTCGGTGCTTTTCATCGCGCCCATCAGGCGTTATTAACCGACAGGGTGCTGAACGCGCAGGGTGGAGACTGGGGAATTTGCGAGATCAGCCTGTTCAGCGGCGATCGGCTGATGCGTCAGCTTCGCGAACAGGACCATTTATTTACCGTGTTAGAAAAAGGAGCAAACGGCAATCAGCCCATCGTCATCGGCGCCGTTAACGAGTGTCTGAACGCCACGCTGGATTCGCTGGCGGCCATTATTGAAAAATTCTGCGAGCCTCAGGTGGCGATTGTCTCGTTAACTATCACCGAAAAAGGCTACTGTATCGATCCGGCGACGGGATCGTTGGATCTCTCTAATCCGCGAATTATTCACGATATGCAGACGCCGGCTGAACCGCACTCCGCGCCCGGAATAATTGTAGAAGCGCTGCACCGCCGACGTGAACGCGGGCTGCAACCATTTACCGTCCTCTCCTGCGATAACATCCCGGACAATGGCCATGTGGTAAAAAATGCCGTACTGGGAATGGCGGAAAAACGCTCACCTGAGCTGGCGCACTGGATCCAGGAGCACGTCAGTTTTCCGGGAACCATGGTGGACAGGATTGTTCCCGCCGCCACCGACGAGTCGCTGGCTGAAATCGCCCACGAGCTGGGTGTTGCCGATCCTTGCGCAATCAGTTGCGAACCGTTTATCCAATGGGTGATTGAAGACAACTTTGTGTGTGGTCGTCCGCAATGGGAAACCGCGGGTGTCCAGATGGTCGAAAACGTGTTGCCGTGGGAGCAAATGAAACTGCGGATGCTGAACGGTAGCCATTCGTTCCTTGCTTATCTCGGCTATCTGGCCGGATTCCAGCACATCAGCGACTGTATGCAGGACAGCGCATTTCGTGAAGCCGCTTACCGGCTGATGCTCAATGAACAGGCCCCCACGCTGCAAATTACCGATGTGGATTTAGACCAGTATGCTTTAAGCCTGCTGGAACGCTTTGCCAACCCGGCGCTGAAACACAAAACCTGGCAAATAGCGATGGATGGTAGCCAGAAATTACCCCAGCGCATGCTGGAAGGGATCCGCGTACATTTAGCACGTCAAAGCGAGTGGCCGCTGCTGGCGCTCGGCGTCGCAGGCTGGATGCGCTACGTGAGCGGCGTGGATGATTCAGGCACTGCGATTGATATTCGTGACCCGTTAAGTGAGAAAATTGCCGCTCTGGTTAAACAGAGCACTGAATCAGAACGCGTCAGCGCCCTGCTTTCACTGCATGAGATTTTCGCCGCCGATCTCGTACAGAATCCGCAGTTTGTCGCGGCCATTCAGCAGGCCTGGCAGCGTATTGCCCAATACGGCGCGCATCAGGCTGTCATTGAAACGTTAAAAAATTAACGATTTCTGCCATTAAGCAGGACGAAGCACGTCTTCGTCCTCCCACCCCTTCTCTTTTTCCCCGTTTTTCGCCAGGATTGTTAAATGCCATTACGGTAATTTATGATTCTGGAGTAAATGTGACTAAAACCAATCTCATCACTGGTTTTCTCGGCAGTGGCAAAACCACCTCTATTCTTCATCTATTGGCGAACAAAGATCCCGCAGAGAAGTGGGCCGTGCTGGTCAATGAGTTTGGCGAAGTAGGCATCGATGGCGCACTGCTGGCCGACAGCGGCGCACTGCTAAAAGAGATCCCCGGCGGCTGTATGTGCTGCGTTAACGGTCTGCCAATGCAGGTAGGCCTTAATACGCTGCTGCGTCAGGGAAAACCCGACCGTCTGCTGATTGAACCCACCGGCCTCGGACATCCCAAACAGATTCTGGATTTACTCACCGCGCCGGTTTACGAGCCGTGGATCGACTTGCGCGCAACTCTCTGTATCCTTGACCCCCGTCTGTTGCTGGATGAAAAAAGCGTCGCCAATGACAATTTCCGCGATCAGCTGGCCGCCGCAGATATCATTGTTGCCAACAAAGCCGACCGGGCCACGATGGAAAGCGAAAATGCCCTGCAAAGCTGGTGGCAACACTACGGCGGCAATCGCCAGTTGGTTCATGCCGACCATGGGAAAATTGACGGGCAGCTACTGGATTTACCCCGACTCAACCTTGCGGAGCTTCCGACAAGCGCGGAGCATAATCATCGTCATGCCGACAAAAAGGGGCTGGCGGCGTTGAGTCTTCCGGCGCAGCAGCGCTGGCGGCGCAGCCTGAACAGCGGTCAGGGCCATCAGGCCTGCGGCTGGATTTTTGACGCCGATACGGTATTCGATACCATCGGTCTGCTGGAGTGGTCGCGTCTTGCTCCTGTTGGGCGCGTGAAAGGTGTAATGCGTATAAAAGAGGGACTGGTGCGCATTAACCGCCAGGGAGACGACTGGCACATTGAGACGCAAAACGTCGCGCCGCCGGATAGTCGTATTGAACTCATCTCCGATACCGAGACCGACTGGAATGCGTTACAGAGCGCATTGTTGAGACTTCGTTTAGACGCCAGCGCGTAAGGTTGCCTTCGTTTTATAGCAATGGTAAATGACGATGAAAACCCGATACCCTCTTATCCTCCTGCTTAATATCGCGGGCCTGGCGCTGTTTCTTTCCTGGTATCTTCCTGCCGGGCATGGGATCTGGTCTTCAATAGATACGGGCGTTTTCCGCTTCTTTAATCAGAAGCTGGTGGAAAGCCCGCTATTCTTATGGATTGTTGCTATTACCAATAACCGGGCATTTGATGGCTGCTCATTGCTGGCAATGGGCGCATTGATGCTGCATTTTTGGCTGAAAGAGACGTCGGAAGGTCGCCGACGCATTGTCGCTATTGGTCTGGTTATGCTGCTCACCGCAGTGGTATTAAATCAGTTAGGTCAGGCGCTTATTCCGGTTAAACGCGCCAGCCCCACTCTGATGCTGGATAATATTTACCGCGTCAGCGAACTGCTGCATATTCCGACCAAAGATGCGTCCAGAGACAGTTTCCCCGGCGATCACGGTATGATGCTGCTTATTTTTTCCGCATTTATGCTGCGTTATTTCGGAAAAACCGCCGGAATAATCGGCCTTATTATTGCTGTGGTTTTTGCCTTCCCGCGCGTAATGATTGGTGCTCACTGGCTCACCGATATCGTGATCGGTTCCATGACGGTCGTCCTGATTGGTCTGCCCTGGTGGCTAATGACGCCTTTAAGCGACCGATTAGTGACTCTGTTTGCGAATTACCTGCCGGGCAAAAACAAACAATTTTTAAACAAATAACGCAGAGTAATTAACATCATCAGGGATACTTCTGATTCCCTGATGATGCTTACTGATATTTCATCATTGTGGCTGTCATTCTCCTGTCATCTTATTCACGTTAAAAATGAGTAAGTTGCGTCTTTTTTATCCCAATTGTTCTTAATTTATACAATACCGATTATTCACTTTCTGTATCAATTTTTCTTATAAGAAATCACGTAAAATCACTCGCAATGACCGGAACGATCGGGTAATCTCGAACTCGTTTTGCCTCGCGGGATAATTATTCTCTTTATGAATAAATTTGTGCGTTCTGCCACAGATTTGACCTTAAAGAATTGTCTCATCGTGCGAGGGTAATTAGTCTCGTCACGTTTGGCATTTTTTATAACGATATTTATCGTTAAGGACTTCAAGGGAAAACAAAC
It encodes:
- a CDS encoding mannitol dehydrogenase family protein, with amino-acid sequence MKTIASAPLAENVMMPQYDRQQLKTRIVHFGFGAFHRAHQALLTDRVLNAQGGDWGICEISLFSGDRLMRQLREQDHLFTVLEKGANGNQPIVIGAVNECLNATLDSLAAIIEKFCEPQVAIVSLTITEKGYCIDPATGSLDLSNPRIIHDMQTPAEPHSAPGIIVEALHRRRERGLQPFTVLSCDNIPDNGHVVKNAVLGMAEKRSPELAHWIQEHVSFPGTMVDRIVPAATDESLAEIAHELGVADPCAISCEPFIQWVIEDNFVCGRPQWETAGVQMVENVLPWEQMKLRMLNGSHSFLAYLGYLAGFQHISDCMQDSAFREAAYRLMLNEQAPTLQITDVDLDQYALSLLERFANPALKHKTWQIAMDGSQKLPQRMLEGIRVHLARQSEWPLLALGVAGWMRYVSGVDDSGTAIDIRDPLSEKIAALVKQSTESERVSALLSLHEIFAADLVQNPQFVAAIQQAWQRIAQYGAHQAVIETLKN
- a CDS encoding GTP-binding protein; translation: MTKTNLITGFLGSGKTTSILHLLANKDPAEKWAVLVNEFGEVGIDGALLADSGALLKEIPGGCMCCVNGLPMQVGLNTLLRQGKPDRLLIEPTGLGHPKQILDLLTAPVYEPWIDLRATLCILDPRLLLDEKSVANDNFRDQLAAADIIVANKADRATMESENALQSWWQHYGGNRQLVHADHGKIDGQLLDLPRLNLAELPTSAEHNHRHADKKGLAALSLPAQQRWRRSLNSGQGHQACGWIFDADTVFDTIGLLEWSRLAPVGRVKGVMRIKEGLVRINRQGDDWHIETQNVAPPDSRIELISDTETDWNALQSALLRLRLDASA
- a CDS encoding phosphatase PAP2 family protein, which codes for MTMKTRYPLILLLNIAGLALFLSWYLPAGHGIWSSIDTGVFRFFNQKLVESPLFLWIVAITNNRAFDGCSLLAMGALMLHFWLKETSEGRRRIVAIGLVMLLTAVVLNQLGQALIPVKRASPTLMLDNIYRVSELLHIPTKDASRDSFPGDHGMMLLIFSAFMLRYFGKTAGIIGLIIAVVFAFPRVMIGAHWLTDIVIGSMTVVLIGLPWWLMTPLSDRLVTLFANYLPGKNKQFLNK